One genomic window of Medicago truncatula cultivar Jemalong A17 chromosome 1, MtrunA17r5.0-ANR, whole genome shotgun sequence includes the following:
- the LOC25485537 gene encoding 40S ribosomal protein S3-3, whose amino-acid sequence MATQMSKKRKVVADGVLNAEMHEFLSRVLAEDGYSGVEIRVTPIRTEIIIKATRTQAVLGEKGRRIRELTTLIHKRFNFPENSVQLYAEKVSNRGLCAAAQAESLRYKLLGGLAVRRACYGVLRFVMESGAKGCEVIVSGKLRAQRAKSMKFKHGDMLSSGQPVKDYIDSAVRHVLLRQGVLGIKVKIMLDWDPKGKQGPKTPLPDIVTIHTPKEEEVYNRPATILPTTNIEVPIVA is encoded by the exons ATGGCTACCCAAATGAGCAAAAAGAGAAAG GTTGTTGCTGATGGAGTTTTGAACGCTGAAATGCACGAGTTTCTGAGCCGTGTACTCGCTGAAGATGGTTACTCCGGTGTTGAGATTAGGGTTACCCCTATTCGCACCGAGATCATCATCAAAGCTACTCGTACCCAAGCTGTTCTTG gTGAGAAGGGAAGGAGGATTAGAGAGCTAACCACATTGATTCATAAGAGGTTTAACTTTCCTGAGAACAGTGTCCAACTTTATGCTGAAAAGGTCAGCAATAGAGGACTTTGTGCTGCTGCTCAAGCTGAATCTCTTCGTTACAAGCTCCTTGGTGGTCTTGCCGTCCGCAG GGCCTGCTATGGTGTTTTGAGGTTTGTTATGGAAAGTGGTGCCAAGGGATGTGAG GTCATTGTCAGTGGAAAATTGAGGGCTCAAAGAGCTAAATCAATGAAGTTCAAGCATGGAGACATGCTTTCTTCTGGGCAGCCAGTGAAAGATTACATTGATTCTGCAGTTAGACATGTGCTCCTCAGACAG GGTGTTCTTGGTATCAAAGTGAAGATCATGCTTGATTGGGATCCTAAAGGGAAACAAGGTCCTAAAACTCCCCTCCCTGATATTGTCACTATCCACACTCCAAAGGAGGAGGAGGTATACAACCGCCCCGCCACTATTTTGCCCACCACCAATATTGAGGTGCCTATTGTTGCTTAA